The sequence CCAGACGCTGCGGATGTACGAGGAATGGGCGACGCTCGCCGACCTGCGCGCGGGCGACCGCTACCTGATGATCAACCCGTACTTCCACACGTTCGGCCTGAAGGCCGGGTTGGTCGCGTCGTTCCTGCGGGGCGCGACGATGGTGCCGGTCGCGGCGTTCGACGTCGACCGGGTGGTCGACCTGGTCCAGCGCGAACGGATCACCATGCTGCCCGGCCCGCCGACGCTGTATCACTCGTTGCTCGCCGTCGAGGACAAGGACAGGCTCGCGACGTTGCGCGCCGCCGTGACGGGCGCGGCCGACATTCCGGTCGAGCTGGTCCGTCGGATCCACGACGAGCTGCCGTTCCAGACGCTGATGACGGGATACGGCTTGACCGAGGCCGGCAACGTCACGCTGTCCCGCCCGGGTGACTCGTTCGAGGACGTCGCCACCACCGCCGGGCTACCGTGCCAGGACATCGAGGTGCGCGTCGCTGACGACGGCGAGGTGCTCGTGCGTGGCTACGGCGTAATGCAGGGCTATCTCGACGACCCGGCCGCCACCGCGGAGGCCATCGACGCCGACGGCTTCCTGCACACCGGAGACCTGGGCGAGTTCACCGGGTCGGGGCGGTTGCGGATCGTGGGCCGCAAGAAGGACATGTTCATCGTCGGCGGCTTCAACGCCTATCCGGCCGAGATCGAAGGCTTTCTGCTCGAGCACCCCGCGGTCGCCCAGGCCGCGGTGATCGGGGTGCCCGACGAGCGGTTGGGGCAGGTGGGCAAGGCGTTCGTCGTGCGCAAGGATGGCACCGGCACGCTGAGCGCTGAGGAGCTGATCACGTGGAGCCGGGAAAGAATGGCCGGTTTCAAGGTGCCACGGTATGTAGAGTTCCTCGACGAGCTGCCGTTGAACGCCACCGGCAAGGTGATGAAGGACCGCCTTCAGCACCACACGGGCTGAGCGCAAGCACAGCCCGATAACAGCATTTCCGCAGGAAATCGGCCCTGGTCCGGACCTGCGGGGCCGGGTATCGTCGCGGCGATACCTCAAATGGATAATCGCATTCTCATCAGTGGTGCAGGGAAGAGACAAGGAGGTCGCCGTGCCGTCATTTAGGCGCCGAGCGTCGGCCGGCGACACCGAACGCGTCGACAAGACGCCGAAGACGCCTGCCGACGCAGCCGAGACGAGCAACGCGCTGGCCCTCGCCGAGGCCGAGGCGCAGGCCGCCGAAGCAGAAGCCGCCGCCGAGGCGGCGCGGGCCAGGGCACGGGCGCTCCGGTTGCGCCGAGAGGCCGAAGAGGCAGAGAAGGCCGAGAAGGCCGCAGCGCGCACCCGCGAT comes from Mycolicibacterium pulveris and encodes:
- a CDS encoding FadD3 family acyl-CoA ligase, whose product is MTQGHWETIPEMVLSAADRFGDAEAVVDGPLRLSYVDLVQRIRCAAGAFVEAGVGKGETAAIWAPNSAEWIVAAFGLMTAGGVLVPVNTRFKSEEAADIIRRSRAKVVLVQKDFLGLDYSAPAGVPVIDLKSDFLSGGSPFVHDGVDGTDVSDIIFTSGTTGRPKGAKMNHRQTLRMYEEWATLADLRAGDRYLMINPYFHTFGLKAGLVASFLRGATMVPVAAFDVDRVVDLVQRERITMLPGPPTLYHSLLAVEDKDRLATLRAAVTGAADIPVELVRRIHDELPFQTLMTGYGLTEAGNVTLSRPGDSFEDVATTAGLPCQDIEVRVADDGEVLVRGYGVMQGYLDDPAATAEAIDADGFLHTGDLGEFTGSGRLRIVGRKKDMFIVGGFNAYPAEIEGFLLEHPAVAQAAVIGVPDERLGQVGKAFVVRKDGTGTLSAEELITWSRERMAGFKVPRYVEFLDELPLNATGKVMKDRLQHHTG